One region of Oryzias latipes chromosome 6, ASM223467v1 genomic DNA includes:
- the LOC111947521 gene encoding uncharacterized protein LOC111947521 produces MAADSIIVFFDLETTGLDTTVCDIIQLGAVCEGRVFNVYTLPRRALTQSATQVTGFTVTPDGLFLRGSRKQTTPLRDALNDFLNFLRSFGRPVLLAAHNARRFDAPVFTRVLAQNSLLLEFQQVVCGFLDTFLLSKSLYPRLASYSQEYLVQTFLGESYNAHDAVEDAKMLQELYRAWKPHPSNVLRSTFKAARVY; encoded by the exons ATGGCTGCTGACAGCATTATTGTGTTCTTTGACCTGGAGACCACTGGATTGG ACACTACAGTGTGTGACATCATCCAGCTGGGGGCCGTCTGTGAGGGGCGGGTCTTTAACGTCTACACCCTTCCGCGACGCGCCCTCACACAGAGCGCCACACAAGTCACCGGCTTCACCGTCACTCCTGACGGGCTTTTTCTCCGGGGGAGCCGTAAACAAACCACTCCCCTTCGTGATGCGCTCAACGATTTCCTCAACTTCCTGCGCTCCTTTGGTCGGCCTGTGCTCCTGGCCGCCCACAACGCCAGACGCTTTGACGCCCCTGTGTTCACCAGAGTGCTGGCGCAGAACTCCCTCCTGCTGGAGTTCCAGCAGGTGGTGTGTGGCTTTCTGGATACTTTTTTGCTTAGCAAGAGCCTGTACCCACGTCTGGCCAGTTACTCTCAGGAGTATCTGGTCCAGACTTTTTTAGGGGAATCGTACAACGCTCACGATGCTGTGGAGGACGCCAAAATGTTGCAGGAGCTGTACAGAGCATGGAAACCTCACCCGTCGAATGTTTTGAGAAGCACTTTCAAGGCAGCCAGAGTCTATtga
- the LOC110015225 gene encoding uncharacterized protein LOC110015225 translates to MQKLESDGEEESAPHPLVFFDLETTGLGPNCEIIQLAAVSGGHSLNLYVVPCARIEHRAAKVTGFKVCRHRLYLHRQPLFTNTLREILVSFIAFLQMFKRPFLVGHNIRHFDCPLLVRALDRLELLEQFRSSVSACVDTLPLAREVLNGRNLRSFRQENLVRELLGVNYKAHDALEDVRALQMLYAFIQPTTEQVRRQTFTLDSRDKKTAFNRKVASGKV, encoded by the exons ATGCAAAAGCTCGAGTCAGACGGAGAAGAAGAAAGCGCGCCGCATCCGTTGGTTTTCTTTGACTTGGAGACAACTGGACTAG GTCCAAACTGTGAAATCATCCAGCTGGCTGCAGTGAGCGGAGGTCACTCCCTGAACCTGTATGTGGTCCCATGCGCTCGAATTGAGCACAGAGCAGCCAAAGTGACGGGCTTTAAGGTCTGCAGACACCGACTGTACCTCCATCGCCAGCCTCTCTTCACCAACACCCTCAGGGAGATCCTGGTCTCTTTCATCGCTTTCCTTCAAATGTTTAAACGCCCATTTCTTGTTGGCCACAATATTCGTCACTTcgactgccccctgctggtcagAGCGCTCGACCGGCTGGAGCTGCTTGAACAGTTCCGGTCTTCCGTCTCGGCCTGTGTGGACACTCTGCCGCTGGCTCGGGAGGTGCTGAACGGCCGCAACCTTCGGAGCTTTCGCCAGGAGAACTTGGTCAGAGAGCTGCTGGGGGTGAACTACAAGGCCCATGATGCTTTGGAAGATGTGCGAGCTTTACAGATGCTGTATGCTTTCATTCAGCCCACAACAGAGCAGGTCAGGCGGCAGACGTTTACTCTGGACAGTAGGgataaaaaaactgctttcaacCGCAAGGTTGCTTCTGGAAAAGTGTGA
- the LOC110015226 gene encoding uncharacterized protein LOC110015226: MAADSIIVFFDLETTGLDTTVCDIIQLGAVCEGRVFNVYTLPRRALAPRASQVNGFTVTPDGLFLRGSRKQTTPLRDALNDFLNFLRSFGRPVLLAAHNARRFDAPVFTRVLAQNSLLLEFQQVVCGFLDTFLLSKSLYPRLASYSQEYLVQTFLGESYNAHDAVEDAKMLQELYRAWKPHPSNVLRSTFKAARVY; this comes from the exons ATGGCTGCTGACAGCATCATTGTGTTCTTTGACCTGGAGACCACTGGATTGG ACACTACAGTGTGTGACATCATCCAGCTGGGGGCCGTCTGTGAGGGGCGGGTCTTTAACGTCTACACCCTTCCGCGCCGCGCCCTCGCCCCGAGGGCCTCACAAGTCaacggcttcaccgtcactcCTGACGGGCTTTTTCTCCGGGGGAGCCGTAAACAAACCACTCCCCTTCGTGATGCGCTCAACGATTTCCTCAACTTCCTGCGCTCCTTTGGTCGGCCTGTGCTCCTGGCCGCCCACAACGCCAGACGCTTTGACGCCCCTGTGTTCACCAGAGTGCTGGCGCAGAACTCCCTCCTGCTGGAGTTCCAGCAGGTGGTGTGTGGCTTTCTGGATACTTTTTTGCTTAGCAAGAGCCTGTACCCACGTCTGGCCAGTTACTCTCAGGAGTATCTGGTCCAGACTTTTTTAGGGGAATCGTACAACGCTCACGATGCTGTGGAGGACGCCAAAATGTTGCAGGAGCTGTACAGAGCATGGAAACCTCACCCGTCGAATGTTTTGAGAAGCACTTTCAAGGCAGCCAGAGTCTATtga